The Brachyhypopomus gauderio isolate BG-103 unplaced genomic scaffold, BGAUD_0.2 sc643, whole genome shotgun sequence genome has a segment encoding these proteins:
- the LOC143507172 gene encoding LOW QUALITY PROTEIN: small ribosomal subunit protein uS5m-like (The sequence of the model RefSeq protein was modified relative to this genomic sequence to represent the inferred CDS: inserted 1 base in 1 codon), with product MAAATRLCCALRISLEGVGRFQALGGAALTRPLLSPYGLAAANRAGAWHQTRPASFFNKLTADELWRGVMAEKGAGSRKGRGKRSKRKLKKNLNRGQTLGEGRGGYLWPGLNAPVVKAGTVQPLSRRGEAEQQDVRAEFERQRDEWDRRRKMKFKKERGWTGRSWGGISIGPPDPGPNGETYEDFDTRVIEVKSVFNMTAREGRKRSISCLVVVGNGNGAAGFALGKAADRNTALRKAKNSAIHYLYYIERYNNHTIYHDIESTFXRTTLRMKKQNKGYGLHCHRAVITICKLIGIEDMYAKVEGSVNLLNLTKALFQGLVSQETHQALADRKKLNVVEFREEQGVLPFVVARPTQGTRDDPEVEDEVPNTKLHWPDVQAAQGMKRSVWAGVKRTIW from the exons ATGGCGGCGGCCACACGGTTGTGCTGTGCCCTACGCATATCGTTGGAAG GTGTTGGGAGGTTTCAGGCGCTAGGGGGCGCTGCGTTGACCCGACCTCTACTGAGTCCGTATGGCCTGGCTGCAGCGAACCGAGCCGGTGCCTGGCACCAGACCCGTCCGGCCAGCTTCTTCAACAAGT TGACGGCTGATGAACTTTGGCGTGGCGTAATGGCAGAGAAAGGCGCTGGGTCTCGTAAAGGCAGAGGAAAGAGGAGcaaacgcaaactgaagaaaaaCCTCAACCGTGGCCAGACCCTCGgggaag GTCGTGGGGGCTATCTCTGGCCCGGTCTGAACGCCCCAGTGGTAAAGGCCGGGACCGTTCAGCCCTTATCCAGGCGTGGGGAGGCAGAGCAGCAGGACGTGAGGGCGGAGTTTGAGCGGCAGCGCGATGAGTGGGACAGGAGGAGAAAGATGAAGTTCAAGAAGGAAAGAGGCTGGACCGGCCGCTCCTGGGGAGGAATCAGCATCGGCCCGCCGGACCCAGGCCCCAATGGAG AAACCTATGAAGACTTTGATACCCGTGTTATTGAG GTGAAGAGTGTGTTCAATATGACGGCCAGAGAGGGCAGGAAACGATCAATCAGCTGCCTTGTTGTAGTGGGCAACGGCAATGGAGCTGCAG GATTTGCTTTGGGAAAAGCAGCAGACAGAAACACAGCTCTCagaaag GCCAAGAACAGTGCAATACACTATCTCTATTACATCGAGAGATACAATAACCACACCA TTTACCACGACATCGAGTCCACCT AAAGAACCACCCTCCGcatgaagaaacaaaacaagg gttacggTCTTCACTGTCACAGGGCTGTGATTACCATATGTAAACTGATTGGCATTGAAGACATGTATGCCAAAGTTGAGGGTTCTGTGAACCTGCTGAACCTCACCAAGGCCCTCTTCCAAGGACTGGTCAGTCAG GAGACGCACCAGGCTCTGGCCGACAGGAAGAAGCTGAACGTGGTGGAGTTCCGTGAGGAGCAGGGTGTGCTACCCTTCGTGGTGGCCCGGCCCACGCAGGGCACCCGGGACGACCCGGAGGTGGAGGACGAGGTGCCCAACACCAAGCTCCACTGGCCCGACGTGCAGGCCGCCCAGGGCATGAAGCGCTCGGTGTGGGCCGGTGTGAAGAGGACCATCTGGTGA